In Nicotiana tabacum cultivar K326 chromosome 21, ASM71507v2, whole genome shotgun sequence, one DNA window encodes the following:
- the LOC107787018 gene encoding uncharacterized protein LOC107787018 isoform X1, with translation MMRNHYFKGYSPSNFIVVAFFSLIRLYLFFLRWFVLLLVQHTNAHGLSENPKKDYFQGHESVLKGPPPSLQVSKKLIIHQREIQKNPMTEFFRITMWMQDYTLTKRHQNSKYWARAMHVPSLIGPDIYFTFYIEGVESVSAGSDRQTGRHP, from the exons ATGATGAGGAATCACTATTTTAAGGGTTATTCTCCGTCCAATTTCATTGTTGTTGCCTTCTTCTCGCTGATTCGCCTCTATCTCTTCTTCTTACG TTGGTTTGTTCTCTTGTTAGTTCAGCACACGAATGCACATGGGTTATCAG AAAACCCCAAAAAGGATTATTTTCAAGGTCATGAAAGCGTACTCAAAGGTCCTCCTCCATCACTTCAAGTGTCAAAG AAGCTGATCATTCATCAAAGGGAGATTCAAAAGAACCCCATGACCGAG TTTTTTAGGATCACTATGTGGATGCAAGATTATACACTAACAAAACgacatcaaaattcaaaatattggGCCCGTGCTAtgcacgtaccgagccttatagggccagacatttattttactttctatattgaaggagttgagtcagtatcggcag
- the LOC107787018 gene encoding uncharacterized protein LOC107787018 isoform X2, with product MMRNHYFKGYSPSNFIVVAFFSLIRLYLFFLRWFVLLLVQHTNAHGLSENPKKDYFQGHESVLKGPPPSLQVSKKLIIHQREIQKNPMTEFFRITMWMQDYTLTKRHQNSKYWARAMHVPSLIGPDIYFTFYIEGVESVSAD from the exons ATGATGAGGAATCACTATTTTAAGGGTTATTCTCCGTCCAATTTCATTGTTGTTGCCTTCTTCTCGCTGATTCGCCTCTATCTCTTCTTCTTACG TTGGTTTGTTCTCTTGTTAGTTCAGCACACGAATGCACATGGGTTATCAG AAAACCCCAAAAAGGATTATTTTCAAGGTCATGAAAGCGTACTCAAAGGTCCTCCTCCATCACTTCAAGTGTCAAAG AAGCTGATCATTCATCAAAGGGAGATTCAAAAGAACCCCATGACCGAG TTTTTTAGGATCACTATGTGGATGCAAGATTATACACTAACAAAACgacatcaaaattcaaaatattggGCCCGTGCTAtgcacgtaccgagccttatagggccagacatttattttactttctatattgaaggagttgagtcagtatcggcag
- the LOC107787018 gene encoding uncharacterized protein LOC107787018 isoform X3 — MMRNHYFKGYSPSNFIVVAFFSLIRLYLFFLRWFVLLLVQHTNAHGLSENPKKDYFQGHESVLKGPPPSLQVSKKLIIHQREIQKNPMTEDHYVDARLYTNKTTSKFKILGPCYARTEPYRARHLFYFLY, encoded by the exons ATGATGAGGAATCACTATTTTAAGGGTTATTCTCCGTCCAATTTCATTGTTGTTGCCTTCTTCTCGCTGATTCGCCTCTATCTCTTCTTCTTACG TTGGTTTGTTCTCTTGTTAGTTCAGCACACGAATGCACATGGGTTATCAG AAAACCCCAAAAAGGATTATTTTCAAGGTCATGAAAGCGTACTCAAAGGTCCTCCTCCATCACTTCAAGTGTCAAAG AAGCTGATCATTCATCAAAGGGAGATTCAAAAGAACCCCATGACCGAG GATCACTATGTGGATGCAAGATTATACACTAACAAAACgacatcaaaattcaaaatattggGCCCGTGCTAtgcacgtaccgagccttatagggccagacatttattttactttctatattga
- the LOC107787019 gene encoding uncharacterized protein LOC107787019, with translation MATRYLTRSLLTAFTRSYNSIAPPSSLSAFSLLRLRPLIAVAANLKNASPPPTPFAVRGFATRQTSSSLNDPNPNWSNRPPKETILLDGCDFEHWLVVMEKPEGDPTRDEIIDSYIKTLATIVGSEEEARMKIYSVSTRHYYAFGALVSEELSYKLKELPRVRWVLPDSYLDVRNKDYGGEPFINGQAVPYDPKYHEEWVRNNARANERNRRNDRPRNFDRSRNFERRRDMQTYQNSQNPGSNMPPGGPPNMRNPPPPNMGGMQQLNMGGPPNMGGTTQQPNMGGPPNMGGMQQPNMGGPPNMGGMQQPGMGGINQQGMGGPPNMGRMHQPGMGGPPNMGGMQQPGMGGPPNMGGMHQQGMGGPPNMGGMHQQGMGGPPNPGGMHQPGMGRPPHGGGMQQPNMPPNTGGVPPANMGGGPTHNYGGVPNNGPNFQYNSGSNSGGTPYPTGPGPNQSYSPNPSDGNSYQNQNLPGRDMPPPNYR, from the exons ATGGCGACTCGCTATCTGACTCGTTCTCTACTCACTGCCTTCACTCGCTCATACAATTCTATTGCACCGCCGAGCTCATTATCTGCTTTCTCTCTCCTCCGCCTGCGACCTCTTATCGCCGTCGCCGCCAATCTAAAAAACGCCTCTCCGCCGCCGACGCCTTTTGCTGTTCGAGGGTTTGCCACTCGACAGACGTCATCGTCTCTCAATGACCCGAACCCTAACTGGTCGAATCGACCCCCGAAGGAGACGATTTTGCTTGACGGTTGTGACTTTGAACACTGGCTTGTTGTGATGGAGAAGCCCGAAGGTGATCCCACTAGGGATGAGATTATTGATAGTTACATCAAAACTCTTGCTACTATTGTTGGAAG CGAGGAAGAAGCAAGGATGAAGATATATTCTGTCTCAACCAGGCATTACTATGCTTTTGGTGCCCTTGTATCGGAAGAACTTTCGTACAAACTAAAAG AGCTGCCCAGGGTTCGTTGGGTGCTTCCTGATTCCTATCTGGATGTTAGAAATAAAGATTACGGAG GGGAACCTTTTATCAATGGGCAGGCTGTACCTTATGACCCTAAGTACCATGAGGAGTGGGTGAGAAACAATGCTCGTGCTAATGAGAGAAACAGGCGAAATGACCGACCTCGTAATTTTGATAGATCCAGAAACTTTGAGAGAAGAAGAGACATGCAGACTTACCAAAACAGTCAGAACCCTGGATCCAACATGCCACCAGGGGGGCCTCCCAACATGAGGAATCCACCGCCTCCCAACATGGGCGGGATGCAGCAACTTAACATGGGAGGTCCACCCAACATGGGCGGGACGACGCAGCAACCTAACATGGGAGGTCCACCCAACATGGGCGGGATGCAGCAACCTAACATGGGAGGTCCACCCAACATGGGCGGGATGCAACAGCCGGGCATGGGCGGGATAAACCAGCAGGGCATGGGAGGTCCTCCCAACATGGGCAGGATGCACCAGCCGGGCATGGGAGGTCCACCCAACATGGGCGGGATGCAACAGCCGGGCATGGGAGGTCCACCCAACATGGGCGGGATGCACCAGCAGGGCATGGGAGGTCCTCCCAACATGGGCGGGATGCACCAGCAGGGCATGGGAGGGCCGCCCAACCCAGGCGGGATGCACCAGCCGGGTATGGGAAGGCCACCCCATGGGGGCGGGATGCAGCAGCCAAACATGCCTCCCAACACAGGAGGTGTACCACCAGCAAACATGGGTGGAGGGCCTACCCATAACTATGGAGGAGTGCCAAACAATGGACCCAATTTCCAATACAACAGCGGATCAAACAGTGGAGGCACACCTTACCCAACAGGTCCAGGACCAAACCAGAGCTACTCTCCTAATCCATCTGATGGAAACTCTTATCAGAATCAAAACTTGCCTGGAAGAGATATGCCCCCTCCAAATTACCGATAA
- the LOC107787021 gene encoding uncharacterized protein LOC107787021 isoform X1 gives MRLSIFSPMKLSPSHLPINTTHSTFLSPTSVCVGECTRSRLSISKSICHASVVQNNSLSSVFSVSSKGEDLCKLFYARNGPAEVLQLMRCNARKQRADMYKEQVLAEDFREKDYSNTDKGFHCEDSKEKEAERRRKIGLANRGKVPWNKGRKHSPETREKIRQRTKEALSDPKVRLKMSECPRALSNQTKIRIRTSLRKLWGERLKWKRSREKFFQSWAESIANAAKAGGSDQEELEWDSYDKIKREIALEQLQSAAEKAKAKEMARIRAERAAQRKTEKMQRLAQRRKEREEKQKVGGKINRPRRRSKQEKEELAVAEELKLKAKLVKIQKKKSTLSQVCREHRRAWERLDVGFIKRAQIQNTVSLADQIRVAKKRTEVVNGKAFSIASSGSVEISAEA, from the exons ATGCGTCTCTCCATCTTCTCCCCCAT GAAATTATCTCCTTCTCACCTTCCTATCAATACTACGCATAGCACTTTTCTCTCCCCAACTTCGGTTTGCGTCGGTGAGTGTACACGAAGTAGACTGAGCATATCAAAGTCAATTTGTCATGCATCTGTGGTTCAGAACAACTCCCTATCATCTGTCTTTTCTGTTTCATCCAAAGGAGAAGACTTGTGTAAATTGTTCTATGCTAGAAATGGTCCGGCGGAGGTGTTGCAGTTAATGAGGTGTAATGCAAGAAAACAAAGGGCTGATATGTACAAGGAGCAAGTTTTGGCTGAAGACTTTCGAGAAAAGGATTATTCCAACACAGACAAGGGTTTTCACTGCGAGGATAGTAAGGAAAAGGAagcagaaagaagaagaaagattggATTAGCAAACAGAGGAAAAGTGCCATGGAACAAAGGCAGAAAACACAGTCCAG AGACTCGTGAAAAGATCAGACAGAGAACCAAAGAAGCTCTGAGTGATCCCAAG GTTAGACTAAAGATGTCTGAATGTCCACGCGCTCTTAG CAATCAGACCAAGATAAGAATACGCACATCTCTGAGAAAACTGTGGGGGGAACGCTTAAAATGGAAAAGGTCAAGAGAGAAATTCTTTCAGTCATGGGCTGAAAGCATTGCAAATGCTGCTAAGGCAGGTGGGAGTGACCAAGAAGAACTAGAATGGGACAGCTATGACAAGATTAAAAGAGAGATAGCTCTCGAACAGCTTCAGTCGGCTGCAGAAAAGGCTAAGGCAAAAGAAATGGCACGCATACGAGCTGAGAGAGCAGCACAGAGAAAGACAGAAAAGATGCAGAGACTAGCTCAAAGGAGAAAAGAacgagaagaaaaacaaaaagttgGAGGAAAAATAAACAGACCGAGGAGACGGTCAAAGCAAGAGAAAGAAGAGCTAGCTGTTGCTGAAGAATTGAAACTCAAGGCTAAATTAGTGAAG ATTCAGAAGAAGAAGTCCACACTCAGTCAGGTTTGCAGAGAACATCGGCGAGCTTGGGAAAGACTTGATGTAGGGTTCATAAAGAGAGCACAAATACAAAATACAGTTTCACTTGCAGATCAGATTCGTGTTGCCAAAAAGAGAACAGAGGTTGTGAATGGAAAAGCCTTTAGTATTGCATCctctggatccgttgaaatatcaGCAGAGGCCTAA
- the LOC107787021 gene encoding uncharacterized protein LOC107787021 isoform X2, producing the protein MRLSIFSPMKLSPSHLPINTTHSTFLSPTSVCVGEDLCKLFYARNGPAEVLQLMRCNARKQRADMYKEQVLAEDFREKDYSNTDKGFHCEDSKEKEAERRRKIGLANRGKVPWNKGRKHSPETREKIRQRTKEALSDPKVRLKMSECPRALSNQTKIRIRTSLRKLWGERLKWKRSREKFFQSWAESIANAAKAGGSDQEELEWDSYDKIKREIALEQLQSAAEKAKAKEMARIRAERAAQRKTEKMQRLAQRRKEREEKQKVGGKINRPRRRSKQEKEELAVAEELKLKAKLVKIQKKKSTLSQVCREHRRAWERLDVGFIKRAQIQNTVSLADQIRVAKKRTEVVNGKAFSIASSGSVEISAEA; encoded by the exons ATGCGTCTCTCCATCTTCTCCCCCAT GAAATTATCTCCTTCTCACCTTCCTATCAATACTACGCATAGCACTTTTCTCTCCCCAACTTCGGTTTGCGTCG GAGAAGACTTGTGTAAATTGTTCTATGCTAGAAATGGTCCGGCGGAGGTGTTGCAGTTAATGAGGTGTAATGCAAGAAAACAAAGGGCTGATATGTACAAGGAGCAAGTTTTGGCTGAAGACTTTCGAGAAAAGGATTATTCCAACACAGACAAGGGTTTTCACTGCGAGGATAGTAAGGAAAAGGAagcagaaagaagaagaaagattggATTAGCAAACAGAGGAAAAGTGCCATGGAACAAAGGCAGAAAACACAGTCCAG AGACTCGTGAAAAGATCAGACAGAGAACCAAAGAAGCTCTGAGTGATCCCAAG GTTAGACTAAAGATGTCTGAATGTCCACGCGCTCTTAG CAATCAGACCAAGATAAGAATACGCACATCTCTGAGAAAACTGTGGGGGGAACGCTTAAAATGGAAAAGGTCAAGAGAGAAATTCTTTCAGTCATGGGCTGAAAGCATTGCAAATGCTGCTAAGGCAGGTGGGAGTGACCAAGAAGAACTAGAATGGGACAGCTATGACAAGATTAAAAGAGAGATAGCTCTCGAACAGCTTCAGTCGGCTGCAGAAAAGGCTAAGGCAAAAGAAATGGCACGCATACGAGCTGAGAGAGCAGCACAGAGAAAGACAGAAAAGATGCAGAGACTAGCTCAAAGGAGAAAAGAacgagaagaaaaacaaaaagttgGAGGAAAAATAAACAGACCGAGGAGACGGTCAAAGCAAGAGAAAGAAGAGCTAGCTGTTGCTGAAGAATTGAAACTCAAGGCTAAATTAGTGAAG ATTCAGAAGAAGAAGTCCACACTCAGTCAGGTTTGCAGAGAACATCGGCGAGCTTGGGAAAGACTTGATGTAGGGTTCATAAAGAGAGCACAAATACAAAATACAGTTTCACTTGCAGATCAGATTCGTGTTGCCAAAAAGAGAACAGAGGTTGTGAATGGAAAAGCCTTTAGTATTGCATCctctggatccgttgaaatatcaGCAGAGGCCTAA
- the LOC107787021 gene encoding uncharacterized protein LOC107787021 isoform X3 yields MRCNARKQRADMYKEQVLAEDFREKDYSNTDKGFHCEDSKEKEAERRRKIGLANRGKVPWNKGRKHSPETREKIRQRTKEALSDPKVRLKMSECPRALSNQTKIRIRTSLRKLWGERLKWKRSREKFFQSWAESIANAAKAGGSDQEELEWDSYDKIKREIALEQLQSAAEKAKAKEMARIRAERAAQRKTEKMQRLAQRRKEREEKQKVGGKINRPRRRSKQEKEELAVAEELKLKAKLVKIQKKKSTLSQVCREHRRAWERLDVGFIKRAQIQNTVSLADQIRVAKKRTEVVNGKAFSIASSGSVEISAEA; encoded by the exons ATGAGGTGTAATGCAAGAAAACAAAGGGCTGATATGTACAAGGAGCAAGTTTTGGCTGAAGACTTTCGAGAAAAGGATTATTCCAACACAGACAAGGGTTTTCACTGCGAGGATAGTAAGGAAAAGGAagcagaaagaagaagaaagattggATTAGCAAACAGAGGAAAAGTGCCATGGAACAAAGGCAGAAAACACAGTCCAG AGACTCGTGAAAAGATCAGACAGAGAACCAAAGAAGCTCTGAGTGATCCCAAG GTTAGACTAAAGATGTCTGAATGTCCACGCGCTCTTAG CAATCAGACCAAGATAAGAATACGCACATCTCTGAGAAAACTGTGGGGGGAACGCTTAAAATGGAAAAGGTCAAGAGAGAAATTCTTTCAGTCATGGGCTGAAAGCATTGCAAATGCTGCTAAGGCAGGTGGGAGTGACCAAGAAGAACTAGAATGGGACAGCTATGACAAGATTAAAAGAGAGATAGCTCTCGAACAGCTTCAGTCGGCTGCAGAAAAGGCTAAGGCAAAAGAAATGGCACGCATACGAGCTGAGAGAGCAGCACAGAGAAAGACAGAAAAGATGCAGAGACTAGCTCAAAGGAGAAAAGAacgagaagaaaaacaaaaagttgGAGGAAAAATAAACAGACCGAGGAGACGGTCAAAGCAAGAGAAAGAAGAGCTAGCTGTTGCTGAAGAATTGAAACTCAAGGCTAAATTAGTGAAG ATTCAGAAGAAGAAGTCCACACTCAGTCAGGTTTGCAGAGAACATCGGCGAGCTTGGGAAAGACTTGATGTAGGGTTCATAAAGAGAGCACAAATACAAAATACAGTTTCACTTGCAGATCAGATTCGTGTTGCCAAAAAGAGAACAGAGGTTGTGAATGGAAAAGCCTTTAGTATTGCATCctctggatccgttgaaatatcaGCAGAGGCCTAA